The Novibacillus thermophilus genome segment AAGAGACGGATGTTCCGGCCACATACTTGACCATTTCTTATCACCCGTAACGCGTGCCGTTCTCCAATCCCTTTTAACAGGGATTGTTTTTTTTCGCAAATGTGTGGAGGTTGTGGTATGATCGAGTAGTCTTACCTCCCGTTAGTGGATGTGATAAAATACACATGACAGATGGGGATATTTGAACGTTCTGGGAGTGATAATTCAGTGAAGATGGAAGACATACGTGAACTTATACAAATAATGGAACAATCGGACTTGGAAGAACTGGAACTGGAACAGCACGGTGTCCGCCTCAGTTTGAAGAAGTCCCTTTCACCGGGGGACAAGAGACAGCCGAACGGTGAGGCTGTTCAAACGAAAGCCGTACAACACGTGTCAGAGGCGACGGACCGCCCGGAACACGACACCCGACAAACGGCCACTGAGGATACATCATTACATAAGATCGTATCCCCGATGGTGGGGACCTTCTACCGGGCGCCGGCCCCCGATGCCGATCCGTACGTGCAAGTGGGAGATCGAGTTCAGGAGAACACGGTCGTGTGCATCGTCGAAGCGATGAAGTTGATGAACGAAATTGAAGCAGAGGTCACGGGAGAAATTGTGGAAGTTCTCGCCGAGAACGGACAATTGGTCGAATACGGCCAGCCGCTGTTCTTGGTAAAAAAAGACTAGGAGAGGGCTTGTCATGTTTCATAAAGTGTTGATTGCGAACCGGGGCGAGATCGCCGTCCGCATCATTCGCGCGTGTCGTGAAATGGGGATCTACACTGTCGCAGTCTACTCGGAAGCGGACCGGGACAGTTTACACGTCAAACTGGCTGATGAAGCGTACTGCATCGGACCAAAAGCAGCTCGTGACAGTTACTTAAACTTCGCCAACATCATGAGCGTGGCCACTTTGACCGAAGCGGACGCCATCCACCCGGGTTACGGATTTTTGGCGGAAAACAGCGATTTTGCGGACATCTGCGCTGAGTGCAACATCACGTTCATCGGCCCGAGTGCCCATGCGATTCAGTTGATGGGGGACAAATCGACGGCCAAAGAAACGATGAGACGAGCGGGTGTTCCCGTCGTACCAGGGTCGGACGGTTTAATTGACAGCGAAAAAGAAGCGGTCGAAACGGCAGAAGCTATCGGCTACCCCGTTCTCGTAAAGGCGACCGCTGGAGGCGGCGGGAAAGGGATACGTATCGTACGAAACCGAGGTGAACTCGTTCAATCCATTCGCACGGCGAGGCAGGAGGCAGAAGCGAACTTTAGTGATGCCGGCGTCTATCTAGAGAAGTACTTGCAACAACCGCGTCACGTTGAAGTGCAGGTCATGGCTGATCAACACGGAAACGTAATTCATTTGGGTGAAAGGGATTGCTCGGTCCAGCGCCGCATGCAGAAATTGATTGAAGAAGCGCCGTCGCCGGCTGTCGATGAAGACCTCCGCCGCGAGATGGGACAGGCTGCTGTCCGCGCGGCACGGGCAGTTGATTACGAAGGAGCCGGGACAGTAGAGTTCCTT includes the following:
- the accB gene encoding acetyl-CoA carboxylase biotin carboxyl carrier protein, coding for MEDIRELIQIMEQSDLEELELEQHGVRLSLKKSLSPGDKRQPNGEAVQTKAVQHVSEATDRPEHDTRQTATEDTSLHKIVSPMVGTFYRAPAPDADPYVQVGDRVQENTVVCIVEAMKLMNEIEAEVTGEIVEVLAENGQLVEYGQPLFLVKKD
- the accC gene encoding acetyl-CoA carboxylase biotin carboxylase subunit, with the protein product MFHKVLIANRGEIAVRIIRACREMGIYTVAVYSEADRDSLHVKLADEAYCIGPKAARDSYLNFANIMSVATLTEADAIHPGYGFLAENSDFADICAECNITFIGPSAHAIQLMGDKSTAKETMRRAGVPVVPGSDGLIDSEKEAVETAEAIGYPVLVKATAGGGGKGIRIVRNRGELVQSIRTARQEAEANFSDAGVYLEKYLQQPRHVEVQVMADQHGNVIHLGERDCSVQRRMQKLIEEAPSPAVDEDLRREMGQAAVRAARAVDYEGAGTVEFLLEDGHFYFIEMNTRIQVEHPVTEMVTGIDLIKEQIRVAAGEPLSVKQEDVRLDGWAIECRINAENPEKQFMPSPGTLSFYLPPGGMGVRVDSSAYPGAEITPFYDSMIAKLIVWGNNRDEAIAKMKRALVEFAVEGIETTIPFHLQVLEHERFVKGDVTTQFVDQLKRSVEAKGDENDGTPRLDAV